The following are encoded together in the Armatimonadota bacterium genome:
- a CDS encoding DegT/DnrJ/EryC1/StrS family aminotransferase, whose amino-acid sequence MPVRSFGERELENVRKVLESGQLSCLGGGQFTARFEEAFAGAHGARYGVAMNSAMSVLHASVIAAGAGAGDEVLCDPVCVFGAMAVMYNNAVPVFVDVNPVTWNMDPDCIEACITDRTKALIVTHVCGLAAEMDRIVEIAHRNGLLVIEDCAHAVLCRYKGRFVGTWGDIGSFSFQASKQLGLGDGGMAITNREDLAKELALHAGAPTFLSVAHGLHFNYRITEPIAAIGLAQLEVVAGYIETMKCNAAAYDAAVADCDWITLQRGPEGSDHTFHLWGANFNGAERGISRDDFSRVLQEEGCGVSLGYTNMPAYDHPLIRNRMGYGRGCPLDCPLYQGSGNQYPRGLCPQAEALFPRIMLAYPFQAEDAAKADAERLHNAVGRLC is encoded by the coding sequence ATGCCCGTTCGCAGTTTCGGCGAGCGAGAGCTTGAGAACGTCAGGAAGGTGCTGGAGTCGGGGCAGTTGTCGTGTCTCGGTGGGGGACAGTTCACCGCCCGGTTCGAGGAGGCATTCGCCGGAGCACACGGCGCTCGCTACGGGGTGGCGATGAACTCGGCGATGTCCGTCTTGCATGCATCCGTGATCGCCGCCGGAGCAGGTGCTGGGGATGAGGTCCTGTGCGATCCCGTGTGTGTGTTTGGGGCAATGGCGGTGATGTACAACAATGCGGTTCCGGTCTTCGTGGACGTCAACCCGGTCACGTGGAATATGGACCCGGACTGTATTGAGGCTTGCATTACCGATCGCACCAAGGCGCTCATCGTGACTCACGTCTGCGGTCTCGCGGCCGAGATGGACCGGATCGTGGAGATCGCCCATCGCAACGGTCTGCTGGTTATCGAGGACTGCGCCCACGCGGTGCTGTGCCGTTACAAGGGGAGGTTTGTAGGCACCTGGGGCGATATCGGCTCTTTCAGTTTCCAGGCCAGCAAACAGCTTGGCCTGGGTGACGGCGGAATGGCGATTACGAACCGCGAGGATCTGGCGAAAGAACTGGCGCTACACGCTGGAGCGCCCACCTTCCTTTCCGTGGCCCACGGGCTGCACTTCAACTATCGGATAACTGAGCCGATCGCGGCAATCGGACTGGCCCAGTTGGAGGTGGTGGCAGGCTACATCGAGACAATGAAATGCAACGCGGCCGCATACGATGCCGCTGTTGCCGACTGCGACTGGATCACCCTGCAGAGAGGCCCGGAAGGCTCGGACCACACATTCCACCTGTGGGGCGCCAATTTCAATGGCGCGGAAAGGGGCATTTCGCGAGACGATTTTTCGCGGGTCCTGCAGGAGGAGGGTTGTGGAGTGAGCCTGGGATACACCAACATGCCCGCATATGACCATCCTCTCATACGGAACCGGATGGGCTACGGCCGGGGCTGCCCGCTGGACTGCCCCCTCTACCAGGGATCGGGCAACCAATACCCGCGCGGCCTGTGTCCACAGGCGGAGGCGCTATTCCCGCGGATCATGCTGGCCTACCCGTTCCAGGCCGAAGACGCTGCGAAGGCCGACGCCGAGCGCCTACACAACGCGGTTGGGAGACTGTGCTGA
- a CDS encoding pilus assembly protein, whose translation MINTVVSRSLRRSRGMATVELAMVLPILMVILFGMIEFGYLISTTGQLYNLAREGARAAAVGLTPAQVEARLQESLGVLDPSSLTVTQTYRPDESYPADTWQVLVDDGVTNTAPYGALIRVEVSYQHKLLVPGLFGWFLATGSTPRGEAVKLLHTSVTTRRE comes from the coding sequence ATGATCAACACAGTCGTGTCGCGAAGCCTCCGCCGCAGTCGGGGAATGGCCACGGTCGAGTTGGCGATGGTCCTGCCCATTCTCATGGTTATCCTGTTCGGCATGATCGAATTCGGATACCTCATCAGCACGACCGGGCAGCTCTACAATCTGGCGCGCGAAGGGGCACGCGCAGCAGCGGTGGGACTCACGCCAGCGCAGGTCGAGGCGCGTCTTCAGGAATCCCTTGGGGTTCTTGACCCGAGCAGCCTGACCGTTACCCAGACTTACCGGCCCGACGAGTCTTATCCCGCGGACACCTGGCAAGTTCTTGTGGACGACGGGGTGACCAACACCGCTCCTTACGGAGCTCTCATTCGGGTTGAGGTCAGCTATCAGCACAAGCTTCTCGTCCCCGGGCTGTTCGGTTGGTTCCTGGCAACAGGCAGCACGCCTCGGGGCGAGGCAGTGAAGCTTCTTCACACCAGCGTCACCACTCGCCGCGAGTAG
- a CDS encoding response regulator transcription factor, whose translation MSDQILLIDDDSVLAAAVERVLARAGYEVLRAGSARAARAIITDTEPGLVVLDLILPDEDGLDFCREIRARSDIPIVITSCRTDHADRIVGLEAGADDYVTKPFNLSELACRIGAVLRRASASSGPEDDRGRPVEGQVSSSLPNVVEILDSKVALTEAERRILAELARRSGEVVSPAELASTLGNRRSRHTRTAASHIASIRRKLAAAGVQDVIKTVRGFGYRLG comes from the coding sequence ATGTCCGATCAGATACTGCTCATCGATGATGACAGTGTGCTGGCTGCCGCAGTCGAGCGTGTGCTTGCGAGGGCAGGGTATGAGGTGCTCCGTGCCGGGAGCGCCCGTGCCGCAAGGGCGATAATCACTGACACCGAGCCAGGTCTGGTTGTTCTTGACCTCATACTGCCGGACGAGGACGGGCTCGATTTCTGCCGGGAGATACGGGCGCGCTCTGATATTCCCATCGTGATCACGTCCTGCCGGACTGACCACGCGGACCGTATTGTCGGTCTTGAAGCAGGGGCAGATGACTACGTGACCAAGCCGTTCAACCTGTCCGAGTTAGCCTGCAGGATAGGGGCTGTTCTACGGCGCGCGAGCGCAAGCAGCGGACCGGAGGATGACCGTGGCCGGCCTGTCGAGGGCCAGGTTTCCAGCTCGTTGCCGAACGTGGTGGAGATCTTGGACAGCAAGGTCGCGCTGACGGAGGCAGAGCGCCGTATTCTCGCCGAGCTCGCCCGACGCTCCGGAGAAGTTGTCAGCCCCGCTGAACTCGCTAGCACACTGGGAAACCGTCGATCGCGACACACACGCACCGCGGCCAGCCACATCGCTTCCATACGCAGGAAGTTGGCAGCGGCCGGTGTGCAAGACGTAATCAAGACCGTGAGAGGCTTCGGGTACCGACTGGGGTGA
- a CDS encoding NPCBM/NEW2 domain-containing protein: MGNDLLFSLALAITLCAAALCQPGENQPVEGRTWWDAPDRAKKVAELIPGRKLPPQTAATLFADWTRQQAERWQAAHPESSPEADWNVHVTAAPTDDEIRAEFPRHIAPLARVKSGKVDPSKPSAALYTYCPFCGSYSFSVLMDPANEYHATTNCCKTDLWGREQDAPADYALKANATAQFLHLDETVQEVPCTLYRDRDGVEWELFIRTFFDQKRWLSVGCDLVRNYGRKFEETADPLYVHKIAVILDQVADTYYGLPLCDHNELANGKDGKPLTRAEWEAVPRPAIFEVSYLGAWSRRLPGGSRGWLNMMDEHIWVEPYARVHLHPAFRYYSERTYGDPDALDRKIAQKLLRELSLMFKSVFSQKLLTNYQEANYVDLWMLGVLLGDEELLDFAGPAQEVAMYNHTYQDGMNGEGAPNYMAMPGGYFYPFLRDPKGWLQFYPNFLEDHPFYWAADAELRKLGTVRGIQVEFGDQHEFAFPSNFINNPNQVRENEKIGSRNWPGYGVGILRVGGPGHRQEACLAYTRASLHNAQDALSLECWVDGVPVLRRGGYAAHWCNARLQWERPEFAALKKMDYPFEMQEGPRGFDSWTWVYAHSALCQNGAIVDQIGTGKGWGDNRGYGEVITFKGGEEAGAPGSGFQVLDVKDHYSWSGVGVTAPEFRRTLIGVEGPDGRPYILDLTKLVAGEEQALLNSAWGVRAEANLPPVKETAEDLAAVIQTREGVDENVDYRAYKQVKEVARLGQTGGSWDVTWKTDIAAFAPRDPNDGSFKRPVPEDVGKVRLRMLGLDADPENTELISARGPWIGWVKQPLPGGARVDGNVAFLGARDFIIERRTARNVPLESLYVHVLEGFREGEQSAIKSARLLKAESIEGNERDIVALELEMTGGHTDTVIYQSEPGRIRLPGGIETDARYALLRTDAEGEVSTAEVCRGTVLRAPGLETAMPGDFTGEIVDVIGDLTGTRQQSALIIKPDKPWPAGGNLHDRQLLITFESPLRDACNEGYRLDKVTELPGGLVRVDVQDHAPFVTSWHQVTEMPEDRPGVIRTWRPMVDHGNGPWYNGLRVWFPERDRTYTIRRVNEVGGGYGGDTLELVEEVDLRSEGIRIGDWYVIYGVWPGLRVTVANDLTWRKERAEGWEQHSLRGTGTVTVRTRGTEGALAFRSDAGTWQDAPQGRQSFSPAELGSSGITIISAKPEWLNLNDAGAPAAAEIALDGKPVTVEAARDLGWIDAPRKLTVAIRDADNPLDTQSLQVKINGVPPDPTAVALDDDGQGVRLEIDLQEALASEAHRPRRHQVEVSVTDRSVERHRATVSISFINKVPLETGVTYLSDLKALSSFAHGGLIRDRDYVGNPAEIAGRIYPKCITLCPEPSPDGAHGRVVYQVPEELRNAKLLAEVGISDSSRGNGSATFQVQVGEAAEGPWRTLFTSPTLRGGDDPVALEVPLDGAKLLRLYTTDAGDGINSDHAVWGSARLK, from the coding sequence ATGGGCAACGATCTGCTGTTCTCCCTGGCTCTAGCGATAACTCTTTGCGCGGCCGCCCTTTGCCAACCTGGAGAAAACCAGCCTGTTGAGGGCAGAACATGGTGGGACGCGCCTGACCGCGCGAAGAAAGTGGCCGAGCTGATACCAGGCCGAAAGCTTCCCCCGCAGACCGCCGCCACGCTGTTCGCAGACTGGACTCGCCAACAGGCCGAGCGCTGGCAGGCCGCGCACCCCGAGTCCAGCCCCGAGGCGGACTGGAATGTGCACGTTACCGCAGCGCCCACGGATGATGAGATCCGGGCCGAGTTCCCGCGACACATCGCACCTCTGGCGCGTGTGAAATCTGGGAAGGTGGACCCCTCAAAGCCCAGCGCCGCTCTCTACACTTACTGCCCCTTCTGCGGTTCGTACTCGTTCTCGGTGTTGATGGACCCTGCAAACGAGTACCACGCCACCACCAACTGCTGCAAGACCGACCTCTGGGGCCGGGAGCAGGATGCCCCAGCGGACTATGCGCTCAAGGCCAATGCAACCGCACAATTCCTCCATTTGGACGAGACTGTTCAGGAAGTGCCCTGCACGCTCTACAGGGATCGAGATGGTGTGGAGTGGGAGCTTTTCATCCGCACCTTTTTCGACCAGAAGCGCTGGCTCAGCGTCGGCTGCGACCTCGTGCGTAACTATGGACGGAAGTTCGAGGAGACCGCGGACCCCCTGTACGTTCACAAGATCGCAGTGATTCTTGATCAGGTGGCGGATACCTATTACGGCCTGCCGCTGTGTGACCACAACGAACTGGCCAATGGCAAAGATGGCAAGCCTCTCACCCGCGCCGAATGGGAGGCCGTGCCGCGGCCGGCAATCTTCGAAGTCAGCTATCTCGGAGCGTGGAGCCGCAGACTGCCCGGTGGCAGCCGAGGCTGGCTGAATATGATGGATGAGCACATCTGGGTGGAACCTTACGCCCGGGTACATCTGCATCCGGCGTTCCGGTACTATTCAGAGAGAACCTACGGCGATCCCGATGCGCTCGACCGGAAGATCGCGCAGAAGCTTCTGCGTGAACTGTCGCTCATGTTCAAGAGCGTTTTCTCCCAGAAACTGCTGACGAATTACCAGGAAGCCAACTACGTGGACCTGTGGATGCTCGGGGTTCTTCTGGGCGACGAGGAACTGCTGGACTTCGCCGGGCCTGCGCAGGAAGTGGCGATGTACAATCACACGTACCAGGACGGCATGAACGGTGAGGGCGCCCCAAACTACATGGCCATGCCGGGCGGGTATTTCTACCCATTCCTGCGCGATCCGAAGGGCTGGCTGCAGTTCTACCCCAACTTCCTTGAAGACCACCCGTTCTATTGGGCGGCAGATGCGGAGCTGCGGAAATTGGGCACCGTCCGCGGCATCCAGGTGGAGTTCGGAGATCAACACGAGTTCGCATTTCCCAGCAACTTCATCAACAATCCCAATCAGGTGCGAGAAAACGAAAAGATCGGCAGCCGCAACTGGCCCGGCTACGGTGTCGGGATCCTGCGGGTCGGCGGCCCTGGACACAGACAGGAGGCATGCCTGGCATACACCCGCGCTTCTTTGCATAACGCCCAGGATGCCCTGAGCCTGGAGTGCTGGGTGGATGGCGTGCCGGTCCTGCGCCGGGGTGGCTACGCGGCCCACTGGTGCAATGCCCGGCTGCAGTGGGAGCGACCGGAGTTCGCCGCCCTGAAGAAGATGGATTACCCCTTCGAGATGCAGGAGGGCCCGCGGGGCTTCGACAGCTGGACCTGGGTCTATGCCCACAGCGCATTGTGTCAGAACGGGGCGATTGTCGACCAGATCGGCACGGGGAAAGGCTGGGGTGACAACCGGGGATACGGGGAAGTCATCACCTTCAAGGGTGGCGAGGAAGCCGGCGCGCCTGGATCCGGGTTCCAGGTGCTGGATGTCAAGGACCACTACTCTTGGTCAGGCGTGGGGGTAACCGCGCCCGAGTTCCGGCGCACACTCATCGGTGTGGAGGGCCCTGACGGCAGGCCGTACATTCTGGACCTGACGAAACTCGTGGCGGGAGAGGAGCAGGCGCTTCTCAACAGCGCGTGGGGAGTGCGCGCGGAAGCGAACCTGCCGCCTGTGAAGGAGACGGCGGAGGACCTCGCGGCGGTAATCCAGACGCGGGAGGGCGTGGATGAGAACGTTGATTACCGGGCGTACAAGCAGGTCAAGGAAGTGGCGCGGCTCGGTCAGACCGGCGGTTCCTGGGACGTGACGTGGAAGACCGACATCGCCGCATTCGCTCCCCGCGACCCCAATGACGGCTCCTTCAAGCGCCCGGTGCCCGAGGACGTAGGCAAGGTCCGGCTGCGCATGCTGGGACTGGACGCGGATCCCGAGAACACCGAGCTGATAAGCGCCAGAGGGCCGTGGATTGGTTGGGTGAAGCAGCCCCTGCCCGGTGGTGCGCGGGTTGACGGAAATGTGGCCTTCCTGGGCGCACGGGACTTCATCATTGAGCGACGCACCGCCCGGAATGTGCCCCTCGAGAGCCTGTATGTGCATGTGCTGGAAGGTTTCAGGGAAGGCGAACAGAGCGCCATCAAGTCGGCGCGGCTTCTCAAAGCGGAGAGCATCGAAGGGAACGAGCGGGACATCGTGGCCCTTGAACTGGAGATGACCGGCGGGCACACCGACACAGTGATCTACCAGTCAGAACCGGGACGGATTCGGCTGCCCGGCGGCATTGAAACCGACGCTCGCTATGCGCTGCTCCGGACCGATGCCGAAGGCGAGGTCAGTACCGCGGAGGTCTGCCGCGGCACGGTCCTGAGGGCGCCCGGACTGGAGACCGCGATGCCCGGGGACTTCACCGGCGAGATCGTGGACGTGATTGGCGACCTCACCGGCACCCGCCAGCAGAGCGCGCTGATCATCAAGCCGGACAAGCCCTGGCCGGCGGGAGGCAACCTGCACGACCGGCAACTGCTCATCACCTTCGAGAGCCCGCTACGTGACGCCTGCAATGAGGGCTACCGGCTGGACAAGGTGACCGAACTGCCCGGCGGGTTGGTGCGAGTGGATGTGCAGGATCACGCGCCTTTCGTCACAAGCTGGCACCAGGTGACGGAGATGCCCGAGGACCGCCCCGGGGTCATCCGCACCTGGCGCCCCATGGTGGATCACGGCAACGGGCCCTGGTACAACGGGCTCAGAGTGTGGTTCCCGGAGCGCGACCGCACATACACCATCCGGCGGGTCAATGAGGTGGGCGGGGGATACGGCGGCGATACGCTGGAACTGGTGGAAGAGGTCGACCTGCGCTCCGAAGGCATCCGGATCGGCGACTGGTACGTGATCTACGGGGTCTGGCCGGGGCTGCGAGTCACGGTTGCCAACGACCTGACGTGGCGCAAGGAACGCGCCGAAGGATGGGAACAGCACAGCTTGCGAGGGACCGGGACGGTCACGGTCAGGACACGCGGGACGGAAGGAGCCCTGGCATTCCGCAGCGACGCAGGTACCTGGCAGGACGCGCCGCAGGGTCGCCAGTCATTCTCTCCAGCGGAACTGGGGTCTAGCGGGATCACGATCATCAGCGCCAAGCCGGAGTGGCTCAACCTCAATGACGCGGGGGCGCCGGCAGCGGCTGAGATCGCGCTGGACGGGAAGCCGGTGACGGTCGAAGCGGCGAGAGACCTTGGTTGGATCGACGCACCGCGAAAGCTGACGGTGGCCATCAGGGACGCCGACAATCCGCTGGACACACAGTCCCTCCAGGTCAAAATCAACGGTGTTCCCCCAGACCCTACCGCGGTGGCCCTGGACGATGACGGCCAGGGCGTGCGGCTGGAAATAGACCTGCAGGAGGCGCTGGCCTCCGAAGCGCACAGACCTCGCAGGCACCAGGTCGAGGTGAGCGTGACCGACCGGTCCGTAGAGCGCCATCGCGCCACCGTCTCCATCTCCTTCATCAACAAGGTCCCGCTGGAGACCGGGGTGACTTACCTGAGTGACCTCAAGGCTCTCAGTTCCTTCGCTCACGGCGGACTCATCCGCGATCGCGACTACGTGGGCAATCCGGCGGAAATCGCCGGCCGCATCTATCCCAAGTGCATCACCCTCTGCCCGGAACCCAGTCCGGACGGCGCCCATGGCCGGGTCGTCTACCAGGTGCCGGAGGAGCTGAGAAATGCGAAGCTGCTGGCTGAAGTCGGAATCAGCGATTCCAGCCGGGGCAACGGCAGCGCAACCTTCCAGGTGCAGGTGGGGGAAGCGGCCGAAGGCCCGTGGCGCACGCTGTTCACCTCGCCGACACTGCGGGGAGGAGACGATCCGGTCGCCCTTGAAGTCCCGCTGGATGGCGCGAAGTTGCTGCGCCTGTACACCACGGACGCGGGTGACGGGATCAACTCCGACCACGCGGTCTGGGGAAGCGCGAGGCTGAAATAG
- a CDS encoding IclR family transcriptional regulator has protein sequence MIQSIERAFSVLDYLVLRSLSGDGAPLQDIARHLDVAAPTAHNILKTMVGCGYLGRDDQGGYTLGPRCRDIARGSALSGGLIAAATGAVHALAELTGESVVLATLVHGKRLPVLRAEGQEVVRVATSVETGSGYWGMVTGRVLAAWADAQELREILDANGLPGEAWGGIESETELAEALGAVRRDGHAVQIEEDRGIAALAVPVFDPGGQVLAALGVYLPSMRANPERMEALLADARSSADRLGTHALD, from the coding sequence GTGATTCAGTCCATCGAACGGGCCTTCAGCGTCCTGGACTACCTGGTTCTGCGGTCACTGTCAGGTGACGGCGCTCCTTTGCAGGACATCGCCCGGCATTTGGATGTTGCGGCTCCCACAGCCCACAACATCCTGAAGACCATGGTGGGCTGCGGATACCTGGGGCGGGATGATCAGGGCGGCTATACCCTGGGACCTCGCTGCAGGGATATCGCCCGTGGAAGCGCCCTTTCTGGGGGGCTCATCGCAGCTGCAACCGGCGCTGTTCACGCCCTCGCCGAGCTCACAGGGGAATCGGTCGTGCTCGCCACGCTGGTCCATGGCAAGCGGCTGCCCGTCCTGCGTGCTGAGGGGCAAGAGGTGGTGCGTGTGGCAACCAGCGTCGAGACAGGCAGCGGCTACTGGGGAATGGTGACCGGTCGCGTGCTTGCCGCCTGGGCTGATGCCCAGGAACTGAGGGAGATTCTGGACGCGAACGGGCTGCCCGGAGAAGCCTGGGGTGGCATCGAAAGCGAGACCGAATTGGCCGAAGCTCTTGGCGCGGTGCGGCGAGACGGGCACGCGGTGCAGATCGAGGAAGACCGGGGCATCGCGGCGCTCGCGGTCCCGGTTTTCGATCCCGGCGGGCAGGTGCTCGCGGCGCTGGGGGTCTACCTCCCATCCATGCGCGCCAACCCGGAGCGCATGGAAGCCCTTCTCGCCGATGCGCGCAGCTCCGCGGACCGCCTTGGCACGCATGCGCTGGACTGA